From a single Pseudopipra pipra isolate bDixPip1 chromosome 7, bDixPip1.hap1, whole genome shotgun sequence genomic region:
- the PRKAG3 gene encoding 5'-AMP-activated protein kinase subunit gamma-3 isoform X1, translating into MGRGHHPAGRALSTAPGERGSAERGVLPLSAPSHPSITPSLGSPGPMLSPEPRPPPPALGCGRCVAVSAVSPPAAVAGARLALLADTLSARATPARAQNSSAAPQIVGMERLRGPAVSQVALLDTASCPEEEEFPEALCPREEEEEEEEYRQRRSVTFTLGNEILGLGPESEFQSPDAEVYMHFLRSHCCYDAIPTSCKLVVFDISLEQIKKAFVALVANGVRAAPLWDSKTQSFVGMLTITDFINILHRYYRSPLVQIYEVEEHKIETWREVYLQSSFKPLVYISPSNSLFDAVYSLIKHKIHRLPVIEPVSGNVLHILTHKRILKFLHIFGSTIPKPRFLKKTVQELRIGTFRDLAVVPETAPIYTALEIFVDRRVSALPVINDAGQVVGLYSRFDVIHLAAQKTYNNLDISVREALRQRSICLEGVITCYPHEHMEDIIDRFAKEQVHRLVLVDENRYPRGIVSLSDVLQALVLTPAGIHQSSL; encoded by the exons ATGGGGCGGGGGCACCACCCGGCGGGCAGGGCGCTGAGCACCGCTCCTGGAGAACGGGGGTCCGCGGAGCGGGGTGTCCTCCCGCTCTCTGCCCCCAGCCACCCCTCCATCACCCCTTCCCTCGGATCCCCAGGGCCAATGCTGTCCCCGGAGCCGCgccccccccctccagccctgggctgtgggcGCTGCGTGGCCGTGTCGGCGGTGTCCCCCCCCGCGGCGGTGGCGGGGGCACGGCTGGCATTGCTCGCTGACACCCTATCTGCCAGGGCCACGCCAGCGCGGGCCCAGAATAGCAGCGCTGCCCCGCAGATAGTCGGCATGGAGCGGCTCCGCGGCCCCGCTGTGTCCCAG GTGGCGCTGCTGGATACTGCTTCCTGccctgaggaggaag AGTTCCCGGAGGCCCTAtgccccagggaggaggaagaggaggaggaagaataCAGGCAAAGGAGATCTGTCACCTTCACACTGGGAAATGAGATACTGGGGCTGGGCCCAGAAAGTGAGTTTCAGAGCCCTGACGCCGAGGTCTACATGCACTTCTTACGGAGCCACTGCTGCTATGATGCCATCCCCACGAGCTGCAAGCTTGTCGTCTTCGACATCTCCCTGGAG CAGATCAAGAAAGCCTTTGTGGCACTGGTGGCCAATGGGGTGCGCGCTGCCCCACTCTGGGATAGCAAGACACAGAGCTTTGTGG GGATGCTCACCATCACCGACTTCATCAACATCCTACACCGTTACTACCGCTCACCCCTG GTTCAAATCTACGAGGTGGAGGAGCACAAGATTGAGACATGGAGAG AGGTGTACCTGCAGAGCTCCTTCAAGCCATTGGTCTACATCTCCCCAAGCAATAG CCTCTTTGATGCTGTCTACTCCCTGATCAAGCATAAAATCCACCGCCTGCCTGTCATCGAGCCTGTCTCGGGCAATGTCCTGCACATCCTGACGCACAAGCGCATCCTCAAGTTTCTCCACATCTTT GGCTCTACCATTCCCAAGCCACGCTTCCTGAAAAAAACGGTGCAAGAGCTGCGCATTGGCACCTTTCGTGACCTGGCTGTCGTGCCTGAGACTGCCCCGATCTACACTGCCTTGGAGATCTTCGTGGATCGCCGTGTCTCTGCCTTGCCCGTCATCAATGATGCTG GGCAAGTGGTTGGCTTGTACTCCCGGTTTGATGTCATT CACCTGGCAGCTCAGAAGACCTACAACAACCTGGACATCAGTGTGCGAGAGGCACTGCGGCAGCGCAGTATCTGCCTGGAGGGGGTCATCACCTGCTACCCCCATGAGCACATGGAGGACATCATTGACCGCTTTGCCAAGGAGCAG GTCCATCGCCTGGTTCTGGTAGACGAGAACCGGTACCCGCGGGGCATCGTCTCCCTCTCTGACGTCCTCCAGGCCCTTGTGCTCACTCCCGCAG GCATCCATCAATCCTCGCTCTGA
- the PRKAG3 gene encoding 5'-AMP-activated protein kinase subunit gamma-3 isoform X2, which translates to MGRGHHPAGRALSTAPGERGSAERGVLPLSAPSHPSITPSLGSPGPMLSPEPRPPPPALGCGRCVAVSAVSPPAAVAGARLALLADTLSARATPARAQNSSAAPQIVGMERLRGPAVSQVALLDTASCPEEEEFPEALCPREEEEEEEEYRQRRSVTFTLGNEILGLGPESEFQSPDAEVYMHFLRSHCCYDAIPTSCKLVVFDISLEIKKAFVALVANGVRAAPLWDSKTQSFVGMLTITDFINILHRYYRSPLVQIYEVEEHKIETWREVYLQSSFKPLVYISPSNSLFDAVYSLIKHKIHRLPVIEPVSGNVLHILTHKRILKFLHIFGSTIPKPRFLKKTVQELRIGTFRDLAVVPETAPIYTALEIFVDRRVSALPVINDAGQVVGLYSRFDVIHLAAQKTYNNLDISVREALRQRSICLEGVITCYPHEHMEDIIDRFAKEQVHRLVLVDENRYPRGIVSLSDVLQALVLTPAGIDALNS; encoded by the exons ATGGGGCGGGGGCACCACCCGGCGGGCAGGGCGCTGAGCACCGCTCCTGGAGAACGGGGGTCCGCGGAGCGGGGTGTCCTCCCGCTCTCTGCCCCCAGCCACCCCTCCATCACCCCTTCCCTCGGATCCCCAGGGCCAATGCTGTCCCCGGAGCCGCgccccccccctccagccctgggctgtgggcGCTGCGTGGCCGTGTCGGCGGTGTCCCCCCCCGCGGCGGTGGCGGGGGCACGGCTGGCATTGCTCGCTGACACCCTATCTGCCAGGGCCACGCCAGCGCGGGCCCAGAATAGCAGCGCTGCCCCGCAGATAGTCGGCATGGAGCGGCTCCGCGGCCCCGCTGTGTCCCAG GTGGCGCTGCTGGATACTGCTTCCTGccctgaggaggaag AGTTCCCGGAGGCCCTAtgccccagggaggaggaagaggaggaggaagaataCAGGCAAAGGAGATCTGTCACCTTCACACTGGGAAATGAGATACTGGGGCTGGGCCCAGAAAGTGAGTTTCAGAGCCCTGACGCCGAGGTCTACATGCACTTCTTACGGAGCCACTGCTGCTATGATGCCATCCCCACGAGCTGCAAGCTTGTCGTCTTCGACATCTCCCTGGAG ATCAAGAAAGCCTTTGTGGCACTGGTGGCCAATGGGGTGCGCGCTGCCCCACTCTGGGATAGCAAGACACAGAGCTTTGTGG GGATGCTCACCATCACCGACTTCATCAACATCCTACACCGTTACTACCGCTCACCCCTG GTTCAAATCTACGAGGTGGAGGAGCACAAGATTGAGACATGGAGAG AGGTGTACCTGCAGAGCTCCTTCAAGCCATTGGTCTACATCTCCCCAAGCAATAG CCTCTTTGATGCTGTCTACTCCCTGATCAAGCATAAAATCCACCGCCTGCCTGTCATCGAGCCTGTCTCGGGCAATGTCCTGCACATCCTGACGCACAAGCGCATCCTCAAGTTTCTCCACATCTTT GGCTCTACCATTCCCAAGCCACGCTTCCTGAAAAAAACGGTGCAAGAGCTGCGCATTGGCACCTTTCGTGACCTGGCTGTCGTGCCTGAGACTGCCCCGATCTACACTGCCTTGGAGATCTTCGTGGATCGCCGTGTCTCTGCCTTGCCCGTCATCAATGATGCTG GGCAAGTGGTTGGCTTGTACTCCCGGTTTGATGTCATT CACCTGGCAGCTCAGAAGACCTACAACAACCTGGACATCAGTGTGCGAGAGGCACTGCGGCAGCGCAGTATCTGCCTGGAGGGGGTCATCACCTGCTACCCCCATGAGCACATGGAGGACATCATTGACCGCTTTGCCAAGGAGCAG GTCCATCGCCTGGTTCTGGTAGACGAGAACCGGTACCCGCGGGGCATCGTCTCCCTCTCTGACGTCCTCCAGGCCCTTGTGCTCACTCCCGCAGGTATCGATGCTCTTAACTCTTAG